In one Conger conger chromosome 5, fConCon1.1, whole genome shotgun sequence genomic region, the following are encoded:
- the clcn2a gene encoding chloride channel protein 2a, producing the protein MAHGDTRRGNMNGECSQQTEEGGGRRAAGDRSRATEPLECKKNRCGKCKTCTSRCHKFVISRVGEDWIFLILLGLLMAMVSWFMDYAIVFFQQAQKWMYQGLGYNVLMQYLAWVTYPVVLITFSAGFTQILAPQAVGSGIPEMKTILRGVVLKEYLTFKTFVAKVIGLTCALGSGMPLGKEGPFVHVASLCAALLSKFMSLFGGVYMEEPFEGNKNELRNIEMLSAACAVGVGCCFAAPIGGVLFSIEVTSTFFAVRNYWRGFFAATFSAFIFRVLAVWNQDEETITALFKTRFRLDFPFDLQELPAFAVLGIISGFGGALFVYLNRLIDQFMQQPKSINKVLMKNRLVYPALVTLLISTLTFPPGFGQFMAGQLTQHESLVALLDNRTWTKQGVADEFYYIGPVKVWKHPHVNVFITLILFIIMKFWMSALATTMPVPCGAFMPVFLIGAAFGRLVGEIMAAWFPDSIHPDGSIYPIVPGVYAVVGAAALAGAVTHTVSTAVIVFELTGQISHILPVMIAVILANAVAQSLQPSLYDSIIRIKKLPYLPELGWGHHERYSIHVEDIMVREVRFLTLNCCYRDLRDVLLISHLKTLALVESTESMILLGSIERSRLQSLLSQQLSQPRGREYRREHAQDPPSDLSPPSDLSPPSDLSPQEQTRSQETLLEQEQEVRYLISTERSSLSSQRPLKSVLKRESSVKNMETQPSALRSSNSALQKDPVENNGGSVPPESRKQKRVRITTAEVPRVDDDMTLTEVSEWEELQLAEPVDFNNCKIDPAPFQLVERTSLHKTHTIFSLLGLDHAYVTSIGRLVGVVSLKELRKAIEGSVTVKGVKVRPPLASFRNSGSSSSSSREQESTELHRLWRRHRTLTLPREPLPSGPAGQSRLASQRPDESQQAYAQSPARDKHDPPRGYAPSYAGEEPERPPLQQSPSPDGSQPPLPLDRSPSHSGSESRLLYQSGPADNDSESLSLYDDMPTPDDSESLPLYDNVPTPDDSESLPLYENNPSHNASESMPLYEHSPSNENEPQLPYDYAPSYSDNISFEHSPSHDQGPHLVYKFSPSHNAYKSVYSSHSTDQSQLSFEHSPSHNVTKSQLPFKYSPSHSEDQ; encoded by the exons atgAATGGAGAGTGTTCCCAGCAGACGGAGGAGGGTGGCGGGCGGAGGGCCGCTGGTGACCGTAGCCGGGCAACGGAGCCACTCGAGTGCAAGAAGAACCGCTGTGGCAAGTGCAAGA CATGCACCTCACGCTGCCATAAGTTTGTGATCTCGCGTGTGGGAGAGGACTGgatcttcctcatcctcctgggCCTCCTGATGGCCATGGTCAGCTGGTTCATGGACTACGCCATCGTGTTCTTTCAGCAAG CACAGAAGTGGATGTACCAGGGGCTGGGCTATAACGTGCTGATGCAGTACCTGGCCTGGGTCACCTACCCTGTGGTGCTCATCACCTTCTCCGCTGGGTTCACCCAGATACTGGCTCCACAGGCTGTGG gctcCGGTATTCCCGAGATGAAGACCATTCTCCGGGGCGTGGTGCTGAAGGAGTACCTGACCTTCAAGACATTCGTGGCCAAGGTCATCGGCCTGACCTGTGCCCTGGGCAGTGGCATGCCCCTGGGGAAGGAG GGCCCATTCGTTCACGTTGCTAGCTTGTGTGCTGCATTGTTGAGCAAGTTCATGTCTCTTTTCGGTGGGGTCTACATG GAAGAACCCTTTGAAGGAAACAAG AACGAGCTGCGGAACATCGAGATGCTGTCGGCCGCTTGCGCTGTAGGAGTGGGCTGCTGCTTCGCCGCTCCCATTGGAG gtgtgcTCTTCAGCATTGAGGTGACCTCCACCTTCTTCGCTGTGAGGAACTACTGGAGGGGCTTCTTCGCTGCCACGTTCAGTGCCTTCATCTTCAGAGTGCTGGCCGTGTGGAACCAGGACGAGG AGACCATCACAGCCCTGTTTAAGACGCGCTTTCGTTTGGACTTTCCCTTCGACCTACAGGAGCTCCCGGCCTTCGCCGTGTTGGG GATTATCAGTGGATTTGGAGGTGCTCTGTTCGTCTACTTGAACAGACTGATCGACCAGTTCATGCAACAGCCAAAAAGCATTAACAAAGTCCTGATGAAGAA TCGGTTGGTGTACCCAGCCTTGGTCACTCTGCTCATATCGACTCTGACCTTCCCCCCTGGGTTTGGCCAGTTCATGGCTGGACAG CTGACCCAGCACGAGTCCCTGGTGGCTCTGCTGGATAACCGGACCTGGACCAAGCAGGGCGTGGCTGACGAGTTTTACTACATCGGCCCCGTCAAGGTGTGGAAGCATCCGCACGTCAACGTGTTCATCACActcatcctcttcatcatcaTGAAG TTCTGGATGTCCGCTCTGGCCACCACCATGCCTGTTCCATGTGGGGCCTTCATGCCAGTTTTCCTCAttg gggcaGCGTTCGGTCGGCTGGTGGGGGAGATCATGGCAGCCTGGTTCCCAGACAGCATCCATCCCGACGGCAGCATCTACCCCATCGTCCCCGGGGTGTACGCTGTAGTGG GTGCAGCGGCGCTCGCGGGCGCGGTCACGCACACGGTCTCGACGGCGGTCATCGTGTTCGAGCTCACCGGGCAGATCTCCCACATCCTGCCCGTGATGATCGCGGTGATCCTGGCCAACGCCGTGGCCCAGAGCCTGCAGCCCTCCCTGTACGACTCCATCATCCGAATCAAGAAGCTGCCCTACCTccctgagctgggctggggCCACCACGA gaGGTACAGTATCCATGTGGAGGACATCATGGTGCGGGAGGTGCGCTTCCTCACGCTGAACTGCTGCTACAGAGATCTGCGGGACGTGCTGCTGATCAGCCACCTCAAAACGCTGGCACTGGTGGAGTCtacag AGTCGATGATCCTGCTGGGCTCCATCGAGCGTTCGCGGCTGCAGTCCCTGCTCTCGCAGCAGCTGAGTCAGCCGCGCGGGCGGGAATACCGCCGCGAACACGCCCAGGACCCGCCCAGCGACCTGTCCCCGCCCAGCGACCTGTCCCCGCCCAGCGACCTGTCCCCCCAGGAGCAGACCCGCAGCCAGGAGACCCtgctggagcaggagcaggaagtACGCTACCTG ATCTCTACAGAGAGGTCCTCTCTCAGCTCCCAGAGGCCCCTGAAATCTGTCCTCAAGAGGGAGAGCAGCGTCAAGAACATGGAGACTCAGCCCA GTGCTTTGAGGAGCTCTAACTCGGCCCTGCAGAAGGACCCCGTGGAG AACAACGGTGGATCGGTGCCCCCCGAGAGCCGGAAACAGAAGAGAGTGAGGATAACGACCGCG GAAGTCCCACGTGTGGATGATGACATGACCTTAACAGAG GTTTCCGAGTGGGAGGAGCTACAGCTGGCAGAGCCAGTCGACTTCAACAACTGCAAGATTGACCCCGCCCCCTTCCAGCTGGTGGAACGCACATCACTGCACAAG acccacaccatCTTCTCCCTGCTGGGCCTGGACCACGCCTATGTCACCAGCATCGGCCGGCTGGTTGGCGTCGTTTCACTCAaggag CTGCGTAAGGCCATCGAGGGCTCGGTGACGGTAAAAGGGGTGAAAGTGCGCCCCCCGCTGGCCAGCTTCCGCAACAgcggctccagcagcagcagcagccgggAGCAGGAGTCCACGGAGCTGCACCGGCTCTGGAGGCGTCACCGGACTCTGACCCTCCCGCGCGAGCCCCTCCCCTCCGGTCCCGCCGGCCAATCGCGGCTCGCCTCGCAGCGACCGGACGAATCGCAGCAGGCCTACGCGCAGAGCCCCGCCCGCGACAAGCACGACCCGCCGCGCGGCTACGCCCCCTCCTACGCGGGGGAGGAGCCGGAGCGGCCGCCGCTccagcagagcccctccccCGACGGCAGCCAGCCGCCGCTCCCGCTCGACCGTAGCCCCTCCCACAGCGGCAGCGAATCGCGGCTGCTGTACCAGAGCGGCCCCGCCGACAACGACAGCGAATCGCTGTCCTTGTACGACGACATGCCCACCCCCGACGACAGCGAATCGCTGCCGCTGTACGACAACGTGCCCACCCCCGACGACAGCGAATCGCTGCCGCTGTACGAGAATAATCCCTCCCACAATGCTAGCGAATCAATGCCGCTGTATGAACACAGCCCCTCCAATGAAAATGAGCCACAGCTGCCATATGACTACGCCCCCTCTTACAGCGACAACATATCGTTTGAACATAGCCCCTCCCACGACCAGGGACCACACCTAGTGTACAAATTTAGCCCCTCCCACAATGCGTACAAATCAGTGTACAGCTCCCACAGCAcggaccaatcacagctctcGTTTGAACACAGCCCCTCCCATAATGTGACCAAATCCCAGTTGCCATTCAAATACAGCCCTTCCCACAGCGAGGACCAATGA